Proteins found in one candidate division KSB1 bacterium genomic segment:
- a CDS encoding DUF3467 domain-containing protein: protein MNQNNPGQQINVELGEKEAEGIYSNLALISHSPAEFVLDFTRMLPGIPKAKVYARIIMTPQHAKSFQKALEDNITKYEKQFGEIIIHGAQPDVQQPIGFKSKEDTSDKGTQKK, encoded by the coding sequence ATGAATCAAAACAATCCAGGCCAGCAAATAAATGTAGAATTAGGGGAAAAAGAAGCCGAGGGCATTTATTCAAACCTTGCACTGATTTCTCATTCACCCGCTGAGTTCGTGCTCGACTTTACGCGCATGCTGCCGGGCATACCAAAAGCAAAAGTCTACGCCAGAATTATTATGACGCCCCAGCATGCCAAATCGTTTCAGAAAGCGCTTGAAGACAATATCACGAAGTATGAAAAACAATTTGGAGAAATTATAATACACGGAGCTCAACCGGATGTCCAGCAACCGATTGGGTTTAAATCGAAAGAGGATACTTCAGACAAAGGTACCCAAAAGAAGTAA